Within the Trichoderma breve strain T069 chromosome 3, whole genome shotgun sequence genome, the region GGCATCGATGAATGAATCCATGGGATAAAGCCGGTGGGATGCAACACTGGAATCGTAGAAAATAATAATCAGTCAACATATGTCACCACTGTTGTCCATGTACTGGGGGATTTAAGACGAGCGATGGCCAGATCGAAAAGCGAGGGTTTGCTCTCCAGAAACAAAATCATCCATTTGACTGCATTCTCAACCCACCATGGCATCTGagggcatcatcaagaaAATTGTGTGGTATGGAGTGAGTAATAGGCTCGTGACTCCTTGGACTCAGCAAGATCGCAACTGACTCTTCAGTAGGGAGCCCGACTTGGCGGCCAAATATTGCAGCGCGTTGCCGCGATCAAAAAGTACGACATTACTTTCATCGGACGCAAAGACCTTTCCGAGTATAAAAACGTGCCAGAGGGGATTCCCATTGTGCAAGTCGATTTAAAAGATCACAAAAGTCTCGTCAAGGCATTGACTGGCGCTGATGCCGTGGTCGTGTTCACGCAATTCGGCCCAGGAGGGAATCTCGATATTGTTCAGATCGCCCTCATCAACGCAGCCATTGAGGCTGGGGTGAAGCTCTTCGTCCCTTCAGAGTGGGCACCTGATACTGCCGGTGCATATGCGGCGACGGATGCGAGAATGGGCCCCAACACTCTCCCCCCTAATGGGGCTATTGCAGCAAAGAGGGTGATACACAACTACCTGTTGGCCAGATCTGCCGAAGGCAAGATTGACTTTGTAACCCTACACGTCGGTAATCTGTTGATAAGTAAGTTACCAAGATCTCAACGCTGTCGAGGTGCTTCCTATTAATCACTTTCATCTCAGGTCTAACCCCATTTTCACCAATGGATCTAAACAAACGCACCGCTTCAGTCGGTGACGGGGGTCACAATCTCATCTCCGTATCCAGCCTTGACACACTGACCAAAGGGCTAGACAGCCTGTTGACAAAGTACCCAAAGGTCAAGAACGGCTTCTTTTATATCTGCGATGGCGAAACAACCTTGCAGAAGATTGTAAAAAGCTTCCAGGACGCTTCCGAATCCCAAGAGCCCTGGGAGATTACCTCGTTCTCAATCGctgagaggaagaaggccgcAGATGAGAACATGCGAAATGGTATATACACTTGGAAAGAGTTCATAGGAGTACTGACGTATCCTTTTACTGGCGGTTTGACTGCATGGACGAACCCAGATAATGAGAGGTTGGGACTCCCGCTGCCAAGCGATGAAAGGGCACAAAGGGTTGTTGACGACCTTGTTCAACGCTCTTTGGCACAGGGTAAAATTATCTAAGTAGCGGTTCAGCGCAAAGTATACAATATAGCTGCCCAGCATCTTATTATGGTGGGAAGATATTTGAATACTTTAGCTAATTACATCAATAATAGTTACctgtatatataattatgCGTTCTTATTTCCTGTGAGGTAAAATAGGAGTTGGAAACACATATCGGCTTTCATACTACCAGACGGCAACAGCAGAGAGAAAGAACCTTGTGCTGCAACAACTGAACATACTACCCTAGATAGTCTGACGAATGCTCTGTAGGCATACCTGGTAGTCTTTGGAGTGCTGACAATCCACCTGTCAACCAATACCACGTATAAATGCAAAGAGATGTAATCATATTGGGTTGTACGCTGCTGGCGTCAATATGGGTCATCCAGACCATCACAGATCCCAGAGACAATGGCCATGTTTGGTTCCCGGGACCACATTACGAAATTGAATATGCCCTAGATATCTGTAAAATAAGGTATAATCACAAGATTTATTGCATCTTtttgatggcatctttgCTATTGTGCCTTTGTACGCTCCCTTTTCTCCCGTTGTGTGCACAGCGAGATCTTTTAGAAGATATGTTTACGTCAACTTGAGACGAAATTTCACTCTCAACTTGCACATCCATCAGGCCGAACCGGGATATCTCCCAGTCCCGCCCCTATCTTTACCTTCATCCCGCTCTACATAGTGGCTATTTGAGATTCTTGGCAGAACTAATCTGACAAGTTTCGTGTAATCAAAATTACACTTGATTCACATTAACTTcattcaacatcatcgatTCAAACTCAGTCTACATTAGCTCACGTGTCAACGTGCCAGCTCAACAATCCTCTCCATCTAGACGCACGCCAGTCTCTGTATAATAGAGTCTAGACCAAGCAAGCCTCAGCTTTCGTCCGGGGGTCCAATCTCTTGCCGGGGCAGATATTCTTAAAACCCCTGTGGAGAAATCCGGGAAATGGACTTGTATCACTAACCTCCAGTCAACAAGGGGAGAGGCTAGTAGTAGCGGCGTCACCCTAAGCCTGCTGCGTGGCTTGACGTTTCTTGATATCAcacatcttcttttttcactTGAGATAATACGGCTGGAAACCCGGCATTGGACCCCACGGACTACTTCGTAGTAGGCATAGATGTCTAATGCGACATGTAATGGCTAGAATGGCGCCTTCCGATGGCGCCATGGTGTCATGAAATGATATGCCGTGTGCTTGATAGAGGCAACTCAAAGTAAAAAGGGGGGGCAAGAGATCGAGATGATCACCGTCCCCAGCACGGCATGTGAAAGACGGGCTTGAATAGGATTCAGCTGAAGAGGCTTGCTGAAATACTAGTACGCTTTACATACcgggagatgagagaatGGTCAAGGCTATTGCTTCAGCTTCACCTCCCTTCCAGTCAGAGAGTGTTGCAGGCGTGCCCAACCTCGCCACTTGGAGAAGCTAGAGACAATACCTGAATTGTCTATGAGCGCCAACAAACAGTCTAATATTGGGGATAGAGACTTGTGACAAGGCTTGTAGACTGAACCAGGATATAGAAGACATCCATCCATGTGACTCGGTACCTCTTTGGGCTGAAGTGACGGCCGGGATGTTAATTCAGCTTCTGGAAGGGCGAGTTATGCCGTTCACAACGACAAACTTTGAGCAGCATAAGACGGAGTCTTCAGATAATGCTTCTGAGTACTGCAAAGCTGAGCATGTCTCAGTGTCGGCGTAGCCGGATAGATAGCCCACCACGGCACGAGTCGACGGAGCAGGTTGGCTGTCGCTCCCATGGACTCGGTTGACGCATTGTATACTCCATACTGCAGTTGAGTTTGAGCATGCATTGCTGCTACTATCCGACATCCTCTTAGCTCGCGTGAGGCGGCGGCCGTCGTCATGGATAGCTCCCCGATCGCCCGTTGGTTCGACTATGGACGGCCTCTTGGCCAGGCTTCTCATGCGCCTCTTCAGCAAGGAGTCTTCTTCGAGTGCCACCGAGTTTGTATACAAGACACGTCACTGGCGGCAAGCACAGAATAGACCAAGTGCTAACAGCATCCAGATGACCAATATTAAATGCTCAAGGCGCAATAATTATTGATCGGTCATGACCCTTTGAACAAGTCCCAACAATGGCCCAGACTCTCTTTGTCGGCGACCAGAGCCTTGCTAACGCCCCCATGCCCTCAGCCCAGCGAGCTGTAATGTACTTTTGGTTTGGGTGCGTAATCAAGAGGCGGGCATATAACGAGTGTACATGGGAAGATTGCGCCATCTGCGCTATTACAACGTTTTTGGAAGTGCTGGAAGTCGCTCCAAAAAGGGCGACCACCCGAGGCTCCATAATGGGGGACCCTTTCGACTTATTGGAGCCAATGTCAGGGCGGTTCAGGGATGCCCATGTCCCATCGAGCTGTTGCGACGTGGACGTGGTTTCTGCATCCTTGTGATGAAAAACTTGGCGTGGGCGTGAAGCATCTGCTGAGATGGCTGGCGGCTGAGGGCAAGCAAGCCCAAGACATGCAGCTAAGGAACAGACAAATGTCACAAGACGGGGTGTATTCGAAGCGGGCGTGAGTCGTCTGCCGTGAGATGGAAGTTGCTGATAGGCCCAGCCAGTTCGTCAGGCaggcagaagatgatgttctCGACGGGGCCattttggtttctttttttctctcctttgaCACGGGCGGAGATGGCGGAGGATGGGAGGGATTTGCACAACGCACCGGTCCCCCAGCCGTGTCTCCATGCTTGTACATGACATG harbors:
- a CDS encoding nmrA-like family domain-containing protein — translated: MASEGIIKKIVWYGGARLGGQILQRVAAIKKYDITFIGRKDLSEYKNVPEGIPIVQVDLKDHKSLVKALTGADAVVVFTQFGPGGNLDIVQIALINAAIEAGVKLFVPSEWAPDTAGAYAATDARMGPNTLPPNGAIAAKRVIHNYLLARSAEGKIDFVTLHVGNLLISLTPFSPMDLNKRTASVGDGGHNLISVSSLDTLTKGLDSLLTKYPKVKNGFFYICDGETTLQKIVKSFQDASESQEPWEITSFSIAERKKAADENMRNGIYTWKEFIGVLTYPFTGGLTAWTNPDNERLGLPLPSDERAQRVVDDLVQRSLAQGKII